The genomic region actttggcatatgcgcctggGGCATATGAGTGAAAATGGCATGACAGAATTAAGTAAAAGAGGatttcttgatgggcaaggaatttgcaagcttaagttctgtgagcactgcattttttgggaagcaaaagagagttcgattcactagaAGAATCCATAGCACAAAGAGAACAttagagtatattcattctgatctgtgggggccatcAAGAGTGCTTTCGAgtggtggagctaattatatgctaacttttattgatgattttttcagaaaaatttGGGCGTTCTTCTTGAAgtagaaaagcgatgtgtttttcgcatttaagtcttggaaaactatgattgaaaaacagacgggaaaacaaataaaacacctccacacagacaatggcttagagttctgttctgatgagtttaataaactgtgcaagttagaagggatcgtgagacacttgacagtttgtcatactccacagcaaaatgacgttgtagaatgaatgaacagaacggtcatggagaaggttcgatgtatgttgtcaaatgccaacttaccaaagtcattttgggtcGAAGCAGCCTCTATTGCATGTTTTTTAACCAACCgatgccattgagaaaaagactccacaagaggtatggtctggtaatcctgctgactattctgatttaaagatctttgagTGTCCTGCGTATggtcatgttgataatggagaattggaactgaaatccattaaatgtgtttttcttggttataaagctggtgtaaaagggtataagttatggtgtcttgaaaatagaaaagttgtgattagcagagatgttgtttttgatgaaactgctatgctatctaacttatctcttaaaggctcttccaataaagaaaatcaaaagcaggtggaacatcagattaatccagaatctacaacatAGTTGACTCCTCAAGCCcatacaaaaattcagaatagagttgcttcttcaccacaatactctattgccaaaaacagaactagaagagaaattaaacctccaaagaaatATGCCGAGgttgatctagttgcttattctttaaatatggctgaagatatagatgcaaaccaagagccatctaattattctgaggcggttagttgtgaagactcagaaaagtagatatttgctatgcaagaggagatggaatcactccacaaaaacaaaatatgagatcttgtgaaacttcctataggtaaaaaggttgttcgttgtaaataggtgtttaaaaaaaaagaagggattccaagagttgaagaacccagatataaagcaaggcttgttgtaAAGGGTTATAGTCAAATTCCAaaagtggacttcacagatgtgttctccccagttgtgaagcataatTCGATttgagctttgcttggtattgtggtaATACATGATTTgaagcttgagcagttagatgtaaaaattacatttttgcatGAAGAACTTTAgaaggatatttacatgcaacaaccagagggttttataATCTcaaaaaaagaggactatgtttgcttgctaaaaaagtccctttacggtttgaaacagtcaccaagacagtggtataagaggtttgattcctttatgacttctcatgatttcaaaagaaatagctttgacagttgtctttactttaagaaatacagtgatggttcttttgtgtatctactcctttatgttgatgacatgttgatagcaacgaaagataaaggagagataagaaaggtcaaagcccaactaagtgaagaatttgatatgaaagatttgggaccatcAAAAAAGATACTTGGTATAGAGATTCttagagataaaaaaaaacaagtaaattgtacctaagtcagaatgggtacattgagaaagctctttgcaggttcaatatgcagagtgctaagcctgttagtactcttTTAGTAGcccatttcaaactttcatcgACTTTGTCTCcataatcagatgatgagattgagtacatgtcacatgttccatactctagtgcagtaggatctctcatgtatgctatggtttgttcacgtccagatttatcatatgcagtcagtgcagttagcagatacatggcgaatcccggtaaagaaaattggaaagcagttcaatagattttaagatacttacgaggtgctactgatgtttgcttacagtttggaagaactagagattgagtcattgggtatgttgatgttgattttgctggagaccttgatagaagaagatctcttacaagttatgtctttacaatcagaGGTtctgcaatcagttggaaagccactttgcaaactacagtcgctttgtctaccactgaagctgagtacatggcgattactgaggattgtaaagaagctatttggtttaagggactctttagtgaactcaatgaagaccttcaaatcaatagagtattttgtgacagtcagagtgccatcttccttacaaaagatcaaatgtttcatgagagaacaaaaacacattgatgttcagTATCATTTTgctcgtgatattattgctcgtggtgatattattgtgagcaaaattagtactcatgaaaatcctgcagatatgatgactaagtcacttcctataaccaagtttgagcattgcttagactttaTTAGTGTTCATTGTTAAAGTTAAACCCATAAAGGGTTTTACGGAAGAGGtagagaacttgttcgttgagagttcgcaatgaagaacttgtttattgagaattcgtgtcaaggtggagattattaaaattaattacccgaatccttatttaaataaaataaagtggtaaaataaaataaaagtaaaatacctatagaactacacttcttttattttattttagaataaggttttttaaaccttattaaactccatctatttgatattgattagaataaataaactcctattagaatatgattttagaAGTCTATAAAAGACATAATCTActtctcttgtaattatttcgaattcgacatagtgaattatcttcttctctgcccgtgatttttttcccgaaagggtttccacgtaaaaatctgtgttctttatttttatttcttttttctttgcgatatattgtcattaccgacatactatttttacattaataatgACGGGGTGGTAAAGATGATACGAATCACAAGAGCATTGTTGATTTAGACGTGGATGAATTGAAGCGTGTTATATGCAAGTAAACGTGAGAGGTGTGGCACTAGGGATTAAACATGCGGCAAGAGTGATGATTACCCAAGGTGGAGGAGGGTGCATTATTTCCAGGACTAGTGTTGCTCCACATGCTTACACGGCATCCATGCACGCCATTGTTGGGTTGACCACGGCTTGTGAATTAGGGAGGTATGGGATTAGAGTGAATAGCATATCTTCATTGGTATTCCATGAATTAATAGAGCAATGCATGAATTCTGGGAGTCCAGGTTCAGCAGACATGGCAGCTCTATACCTTGCTAGTGGCGAAGCCAAGTATGTGAGTGGTCATAATCTTGTTTTGGATGGAGGGTTTAGCAATTAGCACATCAACTATTTGCCTTGgcatttaataatattttaatctctGGGTGCATTGTCTGTGCCTCGCTGTAACTCCAAAGTCAAAAGTGAGATCTTGcttgcttttgttttattatatatgcatGTGGAAAACACGCCTATAatgtgacttttttttttttgcaattagtCGACGGTAGATGGACAAATTCCTCCACCTACCTTGCATGCATAAAACACTAGAACTCATTCTTATGCCAAATTCAATATTTACATCATCtacattattgattattttcgTTAAAGTAAAAAAACATTGTAAATAATTACCAGTTAACtttttattagattaaattgtttgattaa from Gossypium raimondii isolate GPD5lz chromosome 1, ASM2569854v1, whole genome shotgun sequence harbors:
- the LOC105787130 gene encoding short-chain dehydrogenase reductase 2a-like, producing the protein MQVNVRGVALGIKHAARVMITQGGGGCIISRTSVAPHAYTASMHAIVGLTTACELGRYGIRVNSISSLVFHELIEQCMNSGSPGSADMAALYLASGEAKYVSGHNLVLDGGFSN